In the genome of Populus alba chromosome 11, ASM523922v2, whole genome shotgun sequence, one region contains:
- the LOC118045313 gene encoding monolignol oxidoreductase AtBBE-like 13: MVPSNSPLLSILLVLLLSPFIVSHALQDRFLKCLSRTSESSFPFSTVLYTPKNSSFSSVLQYSAQNLRFTLPSVPKPEFIFTPLQESHIQAVVICSKQLGIHLRVRSGGHDFEGLSYVSEIESPFIVVDLVKLRSISVDIEHNSAWVQAGATNGEFYYRISEKSNTHGFPAGTCTSLGMGGHISGGAYGAMLRKYGLAVDNVVDAHIIDVHGRLLDRKAMGEDLFWAIRGGAGGSFGIVTAWKVKLVPVPPAVTVFTVTRTLEQGATKLLYRWQQIADQVLDEDLFIRVQIGTANVSRQGKRTITTSYNAMFLGDANRLLQVMKHSFPELGLTRQDCIETNWINSTVYMSGFANNTPPEVLLQRINNDRAYFKGKSDYARKPIPEKALEGLWEKLFEAESPLVVFTPYGGMMNRISESQTPFPHRKGTKFMILYWSSWQDATENVAEHINWTRRVYSYMTPYVSKNPREAYANYRDLDLGMNRNSNTSFVEASAFGTNYFKGNFYRLVHVKTKVDPDNFFRHEQSIPPLPQQMGLRNEVEFISSKA; encoded by the coding sequence ATGGTGCCTTCAAATTCTCCCTTACTTTCAATCCTTCTGGTCCTACTCCTATCTCCATTTATAGTTTCACATGCACTTCAGGATAGGTTTCTGAAATGTCTCTCAAGAACTTCAGAAtcatcctttcctttttccactGTCTTGTATACTCCAAAAAACTCTTCCTTCAGTAGTGTTTTACAATATTCTGCTCAAAACCTCAGGTTCACCTTGCCTTCAGTACCGAAACCTGAGTTTATCTTCACTCCTTTACAAGAATCTCACATCCAAGCTGTTGTTATTTGCTCTAAGCAGCTTGGAATTCACCTTAGAGTCCGTAGCGGAGGCCATGATTTTGAGGGACTCTCTTATGTTTCAGAAATTGAGTCACCTTTCATTGTTGTGGACCTTGTCAAGCTCCGGTCCATCAGCGTTGATATTGAGCACAACAGCGCGTGGGTTCAGGCGGGTGCCACCAATGGAGAATTTTACTACAGAATTTCTGAGAAAAGCAACACCCATGGCTTCCCAGCTGGCACTTGCACAAGTTTAGGTATGGGTGGGCACATTTCAGGAGGTGCATATGGTGCCATGCTGCGAAAATATGGCCTCGCTGTTGACAATGTCGTTGATGCACATATAATTGATGTTCATGGAAGACTTCTAGACCGAAAAGCCATGGGCGAAGATCTTTTTTGGGCCATCAGAGGAGGCGCAGGTGGCAGCTTCGGAATCGTCACCGCCTGGAAGGTAAAATTAGTTCCTGTACCACCAGCTGTGACAGTATTCACTGTTACCAGGACGTTAGAACAAGGTGCAACTAAACTCCTCTATAGATGGCAACAAATTGCTGATCAAGTACTAGACGAGGATCTTTTCATCAGAGTTCAAATTGGGACAGCTAATGTCAGTAGGCAAGGTAAAAGAACTATCACCACCTCTTACAATGCCATGTTTCTTGGTGACGCCAACAGGCTTCTCCAGGTAATGAAACACAGCTTCCCTGAATTGGGTTTGACACGACAGGATTGTATCGAAACAAACTGGATCAATTCTACTGTATATATGTCAGGCTTTGCAAATAATACCCCTCCTGAAGTTCTCCTTCAAAGAATTAACAATGACAGGGCCTACTTCAAAGGCAAATCTGACTATGCCAGAAAACCCATACCTgaaaaggcacttgaagggttaTGGGAGAAGTTATTTGAAGCAGAGAGTCCTCTAGTAGTGTTCACTCCTTACGGTGGAATGATGAACCGAATTTCAGAATCTCAGACTCCTTTTCCTCATAGAAAAGGTACCAAGTTCATGATCCTTTACTGGTCCAGCTGGCAAGATGCAACGGAAAACGTTGCAGAGCATATAAATTGGACTAGGAGGGTTTACAGTTACATGACACCTTATGTCTCAAAGAATCCTAGGGAAGCATATGCTAATTACAGGGATCTTGATCTGGGCATGAACAGAAATTCTAACACAAGTTTTGTCGAAGCGAGTGCTTTTGGTACCAACTACTTCAAGGGTAACTTCTACAGGTTGGTGCACGTGAAGACCAAAGTTGATCCTGATAATTTCTTCAGGCACGAACAAAGCATCCCACCTCTTCCACAACAAATGGGATTAAGAAATGAAGTGGAATTCATCTCCAGCAAAGCTTAG